DNA sequence from the Penicillium psychrofluorescens genome assembly, chromosome: 3 genome:
TTTAATTTTCTTTACACCACCGAGCCAGTGACGTCCACTACTTTAACCAGCAAGAGATAGAGCAACGCGCTCCGCATTCTTGCCATCTCACGAATCCGCCTCGCAAGCTAAGCACGAAATGGGACTCTGTTTCTCTGTTCCGGGCCGTCGTCGCTACCCAATGGGCATGGGCATGATGGGAGGTGGTATGGGAGGAGGCATGATGGGCGGAGGCATGATGGGCGGCGGCTGGGGTCCACCACCGTGAGAGACCCTTTTCTCGTCTACTAAGTCTTACAAACTGATTCTGTCGAAGTGCTCGTCGATACCACGGAGGTATGGGATACGGCGGGGGCTGGGGAGGCCAGGGAGGTATGGGATACGGTGGCGGCTGGGGAGGCCCCATGGGCGGAGGATATGGTTACAGTTCAGGTTTTGGTGGCCGAAGACCCGGTGGCTTTGGACCAGGGTtagttgaagaagatccgcTGAACTAATAGTGCCTCCTAGCTGATATTCTCTTTTGACAGGGCTGGATTTGGTGGCCGAAGACCCGGAGGCTTTGGACCAGGGTtagttgaagaagatccaCTGAGCTGTTAATACCTCCCAGCTGATATATTTTTTTGACAGGGGTGGatttggaggcggaggacgACGTGGCGGGGGACGTCGGTGTTGACGAAGTTGTGTATGGCACTAATATCAAATGTACACTTGTGCCAGTTACACATCGATCGCGAATCCAGAAAATTCCACTTGGGCCTCATTACCAATCGTAAAAAACCCCAAGAATGGGCCTAGTGAAGTCAAAATCGGTCATCACTGCCGTATCAACAGTTTGCAAACATTTTCAGCGTTCATCAGCATCCTCAATGGAGAAGCGGAACGAGAGCTCGGTATGATCAATCTTCAATTCCACAAACCAAATTGATGTTAAAGCCTATGACTGTCTACCGGAATACCCTTGAGCCTGACCATGTCCCTCTAAAACGACTTGCTGCGTATCGAAATGGTAACTTACGGCTAAATGCCGATGTTCATCTTTAACAGAAGTGGTCCGAGTGTGATTCTTGAGAGCTGCAGTTGCATCAAGTCTTATCTATCGTTCGCCTATAAAACCGAAAGTTTGATCTGGGCTGGTAAATTGAAGAGGACTTGCTTGGGAGTGTGACATTTTCGCCTTGGATATGATACCCATGGAGCGCTAACTAATACATACTCCGAAAATTAGCGCCCATCCGCGTCTACATCAAAAgtctttcttcccttgtACCATGTCTGACAGACCCGAGCATCCAACAGCTGCTCGGCAGTCCACCGCATGTCCAGTACCACAAAATCAGCTTGGAGTCCAGCCTGTAAACTTCCTGTCGAGGAATCGGCAAAGCAAGCAAAAGCGGCAcccgccgtggccgctgTGATGGCCGTAGAGAGAGACACAGCGAATTCTGGATTGACGGTCTCCGTAGAAGCCGGATCGAGGGCAGAACGGCGTGTGGTGGCATTGTAGAGATTTGGCAAGGGCAGATGTTTTGCGGTTGGGGCATCAGTCCCAAAGACTAGGTGGGCACCACCCTCTTCAAACTCTCGATAGGCAAACGCCCGTTTGCAGCGCTGCAGACCGAGGAGCTCTGGCCATGCCCCAAAGGTAGCGGGATCGGAATGAACAGGCTGTACAGAGGCAATGATTCCCAGGTCACCGAGACGCTTTGCATCCTCCGGAGTGGTCAGTTCCAGATGCTCAATGCGGTGTCGACAGTTGCGAAGATCTGGGACCTGAGATAAGCAATCAATAGCCTGTTGTACTGTTCGGTCTCCGATAGCATGGATGGCGCATTGGAGCCCAGCATTCGTAGCGCGGTCAATGGCCGCAGCCAAAGCAGCCGCTGGCCAAATGGGTTCGCTGATATCTGATCTGCCGCCATATGGCTGTAGCAAGCCGGCCGTGCAACCGTCCACGGTCCCGTCACATATCAGTTTGATGCCGTTGATGCTGATCTCAGGGGAAACCAAACGATTGAAGCTGTGGTGCAAATCGATCGCACGATCAATATGGCCAAAAATCTCTTCTAGATTCTCTGAGTACGGAATCAACCAATGCGCCGTTACATGCATGGGTAGTTCACCGCGTTGGCTACGATATAAATGAAGTGCCTCCCAgttcttctcgtccatggcCATATCCACTAGTCCGGTATATCCAGCAGACCGATGCGCGCTGAATGCAGCATCAATCGCTGTCAGTTttttatccatggatgcAGCCTGGTCGAGAAATGGCCACACAATATTAAACTGGGCAGACTCGTCGAGCAGGCCGGATGGTCGGCCATCGTCATCACGATGAATCGTTCCACCGGGAGGATCGACTATCGATTCTACCTGTAGCTCCCGAAGGGCAGCTGTATTGCACCAAGTTGAGTGCAGATCCAGTGCCTCGACGTATATCGGTCGAGgatccagatcatccagcatcGTAGCGAGTGCCTGGCCCGGAATGGTGGATTGGATCCATCCGCGACAAAGAATGCGTGGCTCGGACGGCTGATCTGCCGCAAAGGTGGTAATAGCCTGCCGGATCTGATCCAGCCTCTTGCActgcagaagatccagcTTCTGCAGGGACAAGCCGAAGTTGAGAATATGGACGTGGCCGTCAATGAAGCCTGGCAGCATCACTCGACCGCCCAGATCGACCGAGACAGCCCCAGACGCATTTGCCTGAACCACAGGGGCATCGGCCTCTGAACCCACGTAGCTGATGCGTTCGCCGGTGACGACCAGAGCGGAGGCAAAGCCATCCCGATCGGACGATCCCGAGGGACAGAAGATGCGGCCGTTGGAAAAGACGGTGGTTGACATGATTGTGCCGAGGACGAGCGAAGATGGATACAAAAATACAGACTCCAAGAATAATAAGTAGACGATCTTCTTCTATCTGCCGTTTGTTGCCctgaagagggaaaaagcAAACCGGAAAACAAAAGCAATACGGCGCAAAGTGACTCCATTGGCCGGATCGACGATCTCGTATTACATCGTGGAAATACTGTAACCACGCCTTCTCCCAGCATCAACCGGAAGGGGCAACTCTTCCCTTCACTGAATGCTGCCAGTGATGATAGCCTCGGGTCCAAATCAAGCCTGCTGCCGGCCTTCCAGATGGAGAATCTCGAGGCGAATACCCTCGAGGCCTCGTTGGAGATAAATAGGGGAGATGACCATCAGCCTCCCAGACAGTAACATCTACAACCAACTTTTCCTACGAAGTGAGACCATGTCTGTCATTGGAACTCAGGATGCACACCGGGCATGCCGTGCTTCCCAGTCGGGTGCTTCGGCCCGACCGATGCACCCCCTTGGTATGTGCCTATTATTCATCAACATATATATATTGTCAACGGCGGGCTCTGTACTAATTCGAGCTCAGATGCCCTCTCCGCACAGGAGATCCCGGCTGCTGCAGACCTGATTCGTCATTACGCTGCTCCCAGACAAATCAAGTTCAACTGCATTACTCTGCACGAACCAGCCAAGGTAGAATATGCAGCTTTCCGAAATGGCTCGGGCCCTCGGCCTGAGCGACGTGCCTTCTCCATCGCGCTTGAACGGGGAACTCCTAAGGTCTCGGAAGTGGTGGTGAACCTCACGACTCGGCGAGTGGAATCCTGGAAGGATGTCCGCGATGCTCTTCCCACTCTGACTTTGGACGATTTGGATATCGTTGAGCGACTTGCCCGGACCCACCCGAAAGTGATCGAGGTCTGTCAAGAGATTGGCATCATGGATATGTCCAAAGTCTACTTTGATGCATGGGCTATCGGTATCGATGAACGGTGGGGATTTGAACGAAGACTGCAGCAGGCCCTGCCGTATTATCGGAGCTCAACCTACGACAACCAATACGCTCACCCCTTGGACTTTACCATCGTGGCCGATACGGAGACCGAGGAAATTCTGTCCATTGATGTGCGTCGGGTCAATGGAGAAAGGACATCGGTTCCCTGGCAAGAGCACAATTACCTACCCGAGTTCATCTCCGACTTCTATCGCCATGATCGCTTGAAACCGGTGGATATTACGCAACCCCGGGGCGTTTCATTTCGCATGAATGGCAACGAGATTGAGTGGGCTGGGTATAAGATGCATATTGGCTTCAATTATCGAGAAGGCATTGTGTTGTCTGATGTGCGGCTGGATGACCCGTATGAACAGCGCGAAAGGACCCTGTTCAACAGAATCAGCGTCGTCGAGATGGTCGTGCCCTACGGATGTCCCAAGCCTCCGCATCATCGCAAAAACGCCTTTGACGTTGGAGAATACGGGAGTGGCTTGATGACGAATTCTCTCAAACTCGGCTGTGACTGCAAAGGAACCATCCATTACCTCGATGCTGTGCTTTCCACGGCAACGGGGGAGCCGACAGTTGTGAAAAATGCAGTGTGTATCCACGAAGAGGACAACGGCCTCCTCTATAAACATACAGACTTCCGAGACAGTAAGCTTCTTCGGCTACTGTGTCAACTGTTCTCGCTGACCGTATCTAGATCGTGTCATCTCTGCCCGGGACCGCAAGCTCATCATTTCCCAAATCATTACCGCGGCTAATTACGAATATGCGTTCTACCACACTTTCACGTTAGATGGGACCTATAAGTTGGAAATGAAATTGACCGGGATGCTAAACACCTATTGTTTACACCCCTCGGAGCAGGCGGCTCCTTATGGGACGGAGGTGGCCAAGGGGATTGATGCCCAGAACCATCAGCATATATTTTCGCTTCGGGTCGATCCGGAGATTGATGGGACATGCAACACCGTGGTGCAGAGTGATGCTGTGCCGGCGGAAGAGCCGGTAGGCTCAGAGGGCAATTTCTATGGCAATGGCTTCCTGGCGAAAAAGACTCCCCTGCGAACTGCGTTGGAAGGGGCCAGCACCTACTGTCACGAAACAAATCGCTCCTGGGATATCGTCAACCCCAGCCGACTCAGTGTCGCCAAGAAACCCGTGGGTTacaagatcatcaacaaccagtGTCCGGCCCTGCTAGCCAAACCCGGAAGTACAGTCTACAAGCGAGCTGGGTTTGCCCGCAAATCCCTTTGGGTCTTGCCGTACCGAGATCATGAACTCTTTCCAGCAGGAGCTTATGTCTGTCAGTCAGCGGGGGAGCCCAACCATCCCGATAACGAAACCATTGTGGACTGGGCAGCGCGCAATGAATCGATCGAGAACACGGACATTGTGTGCTACATCCAATTCGGCCTGACGCATTTCCCGCGCACAGAGGATTTCCCTATCATGCCAGCAGAGCCTGTCAGTGTCATGTTGCGGGCATCcaatttcttccagaagAACCCAGCTCTGTGGGTGCCCCCATCCAACGTGTCCAGAGATTATACCTCGTGCGATGCGTTCCCAGCCAAAGGCGCATACTGCCCATCGAAGGCGGCTCCGAAGCTCTAACGAAGAATGTCGAATACGATATTTGGAGCTTTGCGTACTGTCAGTAGTCAAGGAATAGTTAATAATAAACACCTTCTGCTTGTTTGCTCCATGTTGTAGATTGGTTCCTGAATTTTCCGAAGACCGGGAGTAATCACGTGCCGTTTACGTTCCTGCCTCAGGCCAATAAAGCCTCTGGGACCCGGGCATCTGCACCATTGTTCCAGGAGTCTCGCCTGCCCTCGCACGGCATGTGTGAAGGATGACCACGCCATCCAATGCGGCAGTTCTACCGCTCACATCGTCTTATAAGTCTTACCGTCGACCACGCCGTCGACCTGCTCATCTGCGGACAAAAACTGGGTGTCTGACCTGTAAGCTCCGTGCCCTCTACAGAATAAAACATGTGTTTTGCTTCTGGATGTCACTCACCAGCCCTCATAATCCACCGAGAGGATTAAGTGCTGATATCCAATTAGGCCGTCGACGCAAGAAGAAATGTGATGAGACTCGTCTTGTGTGTTTGAATTGCGCCAACCGTGATCTTCCCTGCGAATGGCCACAAAATGTGACCGAGACCGGGGGTTGGGAAGGACATTCTCCTCCTTTGAACAGACAGAAAACAAATAATCTCGACAACTGGACCACTACGGCCGTTGTCAAATACGATGATCAAACGCCGTGGAGAACCTTCTGCCTCGATGAAGTGTCGGATGATTCCAGCGATGCCGGGTCCTCCACAGGTTCATCAATTGTCGGCGAAGGTCCTTGGGCACATTCAACTTCTTCTAGCATGCAAGTCCTCGGTGGCTTGCACCGCCTCTCTGCCAACCCTTCACCGGCTGTCATCCAAGAGAGTGGGCGCCTCTTCGATTTTCTCAGAGTCACATTTCTACCTCAACTCATTCGACCAATAGCGAATGGCCATGTCATTGATTTCTTTACACAGGAGACACTGACGCTAGCTCTTCACTGGCCATTTTGTATGCATGCTCTTCTCGCCTGTTGCGGCTCAGAGATTCCTACCGATAACCGAGAATTCCGTCGGCTGGCTCGCTTTCACTATGTTCGTGCGGTGGAAGGGCTCCGCACCAACCTGGATGACGGTAACCTGAATCAGCAGTGGATTGTAACGATTCTCACTGTCCTCATGCTTTGTATTTATGAGGTGTGCACTTTCCACAACAGATTAATTCAGCAAGAAAGAGGACTAATATAATCGCCCAGAGATCCAAGCCACAAGGCTCAACTGCCGTCGATGTTCATCTGATAGGAGCGGCGCGGTTGATTTGCCTGGACTCCCAGCGTTCGCCCTCCGAGTGTCCCAAGTCAGAGATGGACCGGGCTATGCATCGCCTAGTCCGGGAGTCGTTCATCTTCCACGTTGCGACTAGTCTGCCATTCCAGCAGATGGCGTCGCCCAATGCTGAAATTGACTCGGCGTTCTCCCTCGCCGAAGATACGCTGGGTCAACATTTCCACATTCACTCATCCTCTCATCCCGACTCACCAGTGCTCGGCGTGCCCCCCCAACTATTTCGATGCATCTATACTATCTATCGCCTATACCAAGTCTGTTCCCGAAGCAATGTAGATATTGCTCTCTGTCGCCGCTTGGAACAAGAACTGATTTGGTGGGACCATTTGATGACGGCTCGCCCACCCCCTGGGCAAGACCGGTCAGGAGAGGATGACTGCGCTGCGAGAGGAGCCTTGGACCACCCGAACGTGTATCCAAGTTCCTCTCCTTTCATCGGGCCTAGACTGTACGTCTTGGGCGCGCGCATACTTCTCCAACGCAAGATTATCCCTGGTCCCACCGGACCCGATCCCGTCATCGACCAACTGGTGACCGAGGCGATGAGCGTagtccagcagctccagcccGCGCGAGACTATTTCGCCGAGTACTATTGCTGGCCATTCTTGGTCCTAGGACTTAATTTGGACCATCTCCCGGACCAAGAATATCTCATGTCGCAGATTTTGGCTTTTTGGTCCGCCACCAACAACGGCACGATGCGACGACTGGCCGATATGCTTCGACTCTACTGGCAGTCTCGTCCGCCGCAACAGGTGCCGGTAGAAATATTCAAGTAGTAGCAGTCAAATTCGACCATCACGCCATCACAGAGGAAATCCATATTGTTGgcccatcatccccgcggGCTAGAAGAAGAACCTCGGCCAAACCGCCGAGGCCATTTGTCAGCGAACCGCATCGGAGGGAGGGGCATATAAGAGTttctccaattcctcgatTTTTGCCTCAAATTGTGCATCAAGCTGTCAAAATCATGGGCTCTACATCTACGATTCCCTCGCCTCACATAGTCAAGGCGGAGGGACTTCCTTACTTCACCCCCGCCAACAATGGCGGTGCCGCCCGCAATGCCCAGGATCCCAGCACACCCACCCTGTTTCGTCCCTTGCGTATCCGCGATATGGTCCTCAAAAATCGCATTATGGTTGCTCCCATGTGCATGTATTCTGCTGAATCCAGTCCAGCGTCTCCAGCGGTCGGCGCCTTGACGGATTTCCACATCGCCCACTTGGGCCACCTCGCTTCCAAGGGCGCCGGGCTGGTTTTTATTGAGGCGACGGCGGTGCAGCCGAATGGTCGCATTTCACCCAATGACTCTGGTTTGTGGCAGGAAGGCACCGATTCGGAACAGTTCAAGGGCCTACGTCGCGTCGTCGACTTTGCGCACAGCCAAGGAGCCAAGCTTGGCATCCAACTCGCTCATGCTGGCCGGAAAGCAAGTACGGTCTCCCCCTGGCTCTCAGCCCAGCAGGGCCAGAAGAGTATTAGGGCGGACGAGAGCGTCGGGGGCTGGCCGTCAAACGTGGTAGGCCCTTCTGGCGGCGAAGAGCACCAGTGGAGCCCCGGCGATATCCAATATTGGCCTCCGCGTGAGCTGAGTACGgcagaggtggaagaggtTGTTCGTGCCTTTGCACGAAGCGCCGAGCTCTCCGTCAAGGCAGGAGTTGATGTGATTGAGATCCACGCAGCTCATGGTTATCTGGTTAATGAGTTCATGAGCCCCGTCACGAACCACCGAACCGATAAATACGGTGGGAGCTTTGAGAACCGAGTCCGGATCATCCGGGAAATTGCGATGGCCACCCGTGCAGTGATTCCGAGTGGCATGCCGTTGCTACTTCGCATCAGCGCCACAGAGTGGCTGGAGAACGATGCAATTGCCGCCCAAAGGGGTAGTTGGGACATGGAATCGTCCGTCCGATTAGCAAAGATGCTTCCCGAACTGGGCATTGACTTGCTGGATGTCAGCTCTGGTGGAAACCACAAAGATCAAAGAATCCAGCCGCATACCAATTATCAGATTGACTTGGCCGGTCAGCTGCGCAAGGAAATTCACGCGGCGGGTCAGAAAACATTGGTGGGAGCTGTTGGGTTCATCACCGAGGCCGAAAATGCCCGACGGATTGTTCAGGGTGCGGATGAAGCCCGCTCGACGGAGGCAATGTTGTCAGGCGAGGAGCCCAAAGCTGATGCGGTCTTGATGGCCCGCCAGTTCCTGCGAGAGCCGGAATGGGTGTTGACGGCAGCCAAGAAGCTCGGTGTCAAGGTGTGGCTCCCCTTGCAATTCGCACGGGGTTTGCTCTGAGCTGTTGCATGGTCTGGGGCTCTGCTTGGGGATTGATATTTAGATAGACTAGTCACCGATCAACCTAGATTGAATGATATACGAACTATAACACTCCTGTACGATGTCGCATAGATCTACTGTGACTCAGCTATACATTAATGTGTCTACGGCCCTGGCCCCAAAGCTGTTGCGGGATCTGCTTTTGCAAGACACCGGACAAAGCAAAGTGGAGCTCGAACAAAAGCGATGTGACCCATAATTGGGACCCATAGTGGCGTCCGGCGCGGTGATGAGCGCTCCGTGGAAGGACCTGTCGACAATTTATGTTTATTGCAACCCAGGACTAAGTGATATTGCTGCTACTGTAGCAGAGTATGGTTCAGGAGGCGGTAGACGCAGGTGGCTCCGCACCTCTGGCTCTGGAGAGCATCGATTCGGGTTTCACTGCCTTTCCTGAGTCGAACGAATAGAGTCATTGGGATCGTGTAGCGGGTAGGGGAGGGCGGGAACGGAGGTTCAGATGCGTTGGTACCGTGGAAATTAGACACGGGGACCTGACTAGTCtagaggcagagagagaacaATACATATCGAATATCCAGGCGGCGTTGCTGCCACCGTAGATGAAACAGACAAAGCGAACGCGGTCCTCGACCCGATAtgaatttttttttcgtCAGCCTATGAGTAGTAGCGGTGTACAATGATCTCATCGGGTTAACCCGACACCCCTTTCATGTGAACTGTCCATCCGACCCATCGTGTTTCTGCGCACCCATTGGACATGGCATCTGCGCTCAGACTTTGCCGAACAGTGGACTCTGCCGTCGGTCGGCCCAATCAGCCGGGCCAGGTGGCGGCCTACTTCAGCTGTTCGGGACTCCCGATGATCCCAGTGGATCCGGCTGAAACCGCCAAAAATTCGCTACCCCACGCAGGTCGCATATCGGTTCCTGTGGATGCGGGGACCGTGTGCCTGTTGCGTTTCACATTGCCAGCCCGATGCTTTGGCGTTGACCGTTATTGGACCGGGGTGCCATCCCCGTAGCTGTACCTTGCACTCGAAGGGCCCACAAAGAAAGTAGCAtttgaagaaagaaaacttTGCGTGAAAGCAATGGACAAGAGGCCGTGTCGGCCCCAGGGACATAAAACACCGGAGAGACCCCCGGTTCCTGGCGGCAAACGAGACACATTCTTTCTACTAGGTGCTGGGCGCTCCCTTTCGTTCACTTGTTACGATGTTCTTCACTCCTTTGGTAAGGCAGATCGTCTCGAACCCTGGTCCGATTCTTGCCTAATCGAGAAACAGATTTTGGCTGCTGGCAGCCTCCCAACACTCATTTCGGGAGCCCCAATTCAGTCGTTTTGGTCTCGCCGTGACACCAACACTCCTTCTCTGACCACGCGTGAGAGCGCCAGCTCGTACACCATCTTTGGCGGCAATGGGGAAACATCCGATGGATGGCCGGCGGTGGACCAGTGGAAAACCTTTGATGAAATGTAGGTCCCCAAACAAGAACTGTAGGCAGAATCCAGACTGATATCCACCCTTAGATTCCAAGATAACATGGATATCATGCAGTCCTCTTGTAAACAATGGGGCTTTGCTAACAATTCGCCTACCGAAATAGCCGAACTGAAGCAGGCCATCGCAGAGGTTGGTGAGCAGACTGGCGTCGACACCCGGTTCATCTTTGCGATTGTGATGCAAGAGAGCAACGGATGTGTCAGAGTCCCAACCACGGAGAATGGTGTGACCAACCCGGGTCTGATGCAGAGTCATGATGGCACCGGCACTTGCGTCAAGACTGTCAACGGCGCAGAAGTTGGAGTGACCCCGTGCCCGAAGTCAACAATCCATCAAATGATCAATGATGGCACTGCGGGAACATCCAGCGGTGCTGGTCTCAAGCAGTGCCTCGCACAGGCGACGGGCAGTGGAGCAACGCAATACTACCAGGCCGCGCGCATCTACAACTCGGGATCTCTGGCTGCGTCAGGAAATCTGGGCCAGGGCGGTGCAACGGCTTGTTATGTCTCTGACCTCACGAACCGGCTCGTAGGATGGTCTTCTGGCCCGACTGACTGTGATGCAAACACGATCGGTTCTTTGACCGGCTCGAGCGGTGGGTCTAGCACTGGGTCCTCTCCGACCAGCACCAGCTCCCCTGTCCCGTCGCCCACCGAGACCGTCCCGGCCAcatcgccaccatcgccCCCATCGCCCAGTGAGACTCCAAGCCCAACAACCACAACTACCCCCGATACTCCTACAGGGAGCAGTGCACCGGCTGCATCTGTGTATCCCTACGCCGCATCCCCGTGCCAGAAGTATTACACGGTACAGTCTGGCGATTATTGTGATGATGTTGCAACGGATCTCGGTATCACTTTCTCTCAACTTCGTCAGTGGAATTCTGGCTTGGATGCAGAATGCTCGAATCTCTGGCTTGGATACCAATATTGCGTGTCGGCTTAAGAGTCCATGCCGGAGGCTGGGCCCCCTTGAATGTCTATACGTCAGAAACGAAGACCTTCACTTAAACCAAGTGAAGGCATGTTCTATGATTGTGGTGAAAGCTGGTCTCAACCACAATGCTAGCCAAAAATGCTTACGAATTTCCATTGACTATGCTCTCTGTAATGAATGAACTGTAGATTATGCATACGCTAGGTCGAATTATTCACAAGAACATGTCTAGGCCTACTAGAAGGTAATTTATACTCAGAGATCACCCTGTCGGTCAATATTTAGTGTAGTGCGATGATCTGAACCACTAAGCCAAGTTTCTTTGTGATGGAGGACAGGTGGCCAGTGGTTATCGGAAAATGAAGATACTGATGAATGATCCATCACACCTGCTATTATTGAGTCCTGATTGACTGGCATATATATATAGCTGAGTTTGCCGAGGACAATTTGATGGACTAAAGGTTTCTAAGCTAAAATCGGATAATTGTCATGCATTAATTCTAGAGGGGTGGCTCGGTAGGCGGGTGAATTCCGACCCTTACAGTATAGTATCTCTTAGACAACGTTGCGATGTAACCATTTCCACAGCACTTGGCATCCCCGCAgtcccccccccccccccccccccttaTATCTCGATGCATATAACAGTTCATGACCGCTCAAAGTTCCTTATAAAAACACTCCGAAACCCACTAGAAAGGTTGAGGTAAATCCTTCTCCAAAATGAGAGTGACCTGGCCCAGTTTGCTTTTCGGCTACTCCATTGTCTTGGCCGCATCACCACGGTCAGACTTAAGACAGCATGGTGATAGCATAGGGGGTCTTGCGCCATTGTTCTCCGAGACAACGACAGGCAAGATATGGCGAACCGCAGTCGAATTTGCGGAGCAGGTAAGAGTGCCTTGATCACTACAGGAGCTGATTTACTGATTCACAAAGGTCCCTCCCAATTTTCCGAACTATGTAC
Encoded proteins:
- a CDS encoding uncharacterized protein (ID:PFLUO_005782-T1.cds;~source:funannotate) yields the protein MSTTVFSNGRIFCPSGSSDRDGFASALVVTGERISYVGSEADAPVVQANASGAVSVDLGGRVMLPGFIDGHVHILNFGLSLQKLDLLQCKRLDQIRQAITTFAADQPSEPRILCRGWIQSTIPGQALATMLDDLDPRPIYVEALDLHSTWCNTAALRELQVESIVDPPGGTIHRDDDGRPSGLLDESAQFNIVWPFLDQAASMDKKLTAIDAAFSAHRSAGYTGLVDMAMDEKNWEALHLYRSQRGELPMHVTAHWLIPYSENLEEIFGHIDRAIDLHHSFNRLVSPEISINGIKLICDGTVDGCTAGLLQPYGGRSDISEPIWPAAALAAAIDRATNAGLQCAIHAIGDRTVQQAIDCLSQVPDLRNCRHRIEHLELTTPEDAKRLGDLGIIASVQPVHSDPATFGAWPELLGLQRCKRAFAYREFEEGGAHLVFGTDAPTAKHLPLPNLYNATTRRSALDPASTETVNPEFAVSLSTAITAATAGAAFACFADSSTGSLQAGLQADFVVLDMRWTAEQLLDARVCQTWYKGRKTFDVDADGR
- a CDS encoding uncharacterized protein (ID:PFLUO_005785-T1.cds;~source:funannotate) translates to MDIMQSSCKQWGFANNSPTEIAELKQAIAEVGEQTGVDTRFIFAIVMQESNGCVRVPTTENGVTNPGLMQSHDGTGTCVKTVNGAEVGVTPCPKSTIHQMINDGTAGTSSGAGLKQCLAQATGSGATQYYQAARIYNSGSLAASGNLGQGGATACYVSDLTNRLVGWSSGPTDCDANTIGSLTGSSGGSSTGSSPTSTSSPVPSPTETVPATSPPSPPSPSETPSPTTTTTPDTPTGSSAPAASVYPYAASPCQKYYTVQSGDYCDDVATDLGITFSQLRQWNSGLDAECSNLWLGYQYCVSA
- a CDS encoding uncharacterized protein (ID:PFLUO_005784-T1.cds;~source:funannotate), whose protein sequence is MGSTSTIPSPHIVKAEGLPYFTPANNGGAARNAQDPSTPTLFRPLRIRDMVLKNRIMVAPMCMYSAESSPASPAVGALTDFHIAHLGHLASKGAGLVFIEATAVQPNGRISPNDSGLWQEGTDSEQFKGLRRVVDFAHSQGAKLGIQLAHAGRKASTVSPWLSAQQGQKSIRADESVGGWPSNVVGPSGGEEHQWSPGDIQYWPPRELSTAEVEEVVRAFARSAELSVKAGVDVIEIHAAHGYLVNEFMSPVTNHRTDKYGGSFENRVRIIREIAMATRAVIPSGMPLLLRISATEWLENDAIAAQRGSWDMESSVRLAKMLPELGIDLLDVSSGGNHKDQRIQPHTNYQIDLAGQLRKEIHAAGQKTLVGAVGFITEAENARRIVQGADEARSTEAMLSGEEPKADAVLMARQFLREPEWVLTAAKKLGVKVWLPLQFARGLL
- a CDS encoding uncharacterized protein (ID:PFLUO_005783-T1.cds;~source:funannotate), encoding MSVIGTQDAHRACRASQSGASARPMHPLDALSAQEIPAAADLIRHYAAPRQIKFNCITLHEPAKVEYAAFRNGSGPRPERRAFSIALERGTPKVSEVVVNLTTRRVESWKDVRDALPTLTLDDLDIVERLARTHPKVIEVCQEIGIMDMSKVYFDAWAIGIDERWGFERRLQQALPYYRSSTYDNQYAHPLDFTIVADTETEEILSIDVRRVNGERTSVPWQEHNYLPEFISDFYRHDRLKPVDITQPRGVSFRMNGNEIEWAGYKMHIGFNYREGIVLSDVRLDDPYEQRERTLFNRISVVEMVVPYGCPKPPHHRKNAFDVGEYGSGLMTNSLKLGCDCKGTIHYLDAVLSTATGEPTVVKNAVCIHEEDNGLLYKHTDFRDNRVISARDRKLIISQIITAANYEYAFYHTFTLDGTYKLEMKLTGMLNTYCLHPSEQAAPYGTEVAKGIDAQNHQHIFSLRVDPEIDGTCNTVVQSDAVPAEEPVGSEGNFYGNGFLAKKTPLRTALEGASTYCHETNRSWDIVNPSRLSVAKKPVGYKIINNQCPALLAKPGSTVYKRAGFARKSLWVLPYRDHELFPAGAYVCQSAGEPNHPDNETIVDWAARNESIENTDIVCYIQFGLTHFPRTEDFPIMPAEPVSVMLRASNFFQKNPALWVPPSNVSRDYTSCDAFPAKGAYCPSKAAPKL